In Paenibacillus sp. G2S3, a single window of DNA contains:
- a CDS encoding phosphatase PAP2 family protein: MNHIVLYTVALVVILVWIGARRNPIMALVEIGKEMLRSYKFLLLIVGMFGVLVLNKYELQIEEKMHLASDYTSFVFGLEGHFVQAVQDIFYSPWLTPIIVFFYIFMLQSVLAASLGVYLLDKNRVMLYATCYAIIINYAVAIPFYLYFPVNEVWSYVPAGVRFTMLDVFPKFEQEYRPLSGLNNCFPSLHTSISVTMALLAFRSGNRRWMVITSISAVVIVFGIFYLGIHWLTDMIGGTLLAVLASTVGVQLAKLTLRGREESLSVRSRITDMR, translated from the coding sequence ATGAATCATATTGTTTTGTACACAGTTGCATTAGTAGTAATATTAGTATGGATTGGCGCTCGTCGTAATCCAATCATGGCATTAGTTGAAATTGGGAAAGAGATGCTACGATCCTATAAGTTTTTGCTACTGATAGTAGGAATGTTTGGTGTACTGGTCTTGAATAAATATGAACTACAAATTGAAGAAAAAATGCATCTTGCCTCAGACTATACATCATTTGTCTTTGGACTAGAGGGGCATTTTGTCCAAGCTGTTCAGGATATATTCTATAGTCCATGGCTAACGCCTATCATAGTTTTCTTCTACATTTTCATGCTTCAATCTGTACTAGCAGCTTCTCTAGGTGTTTATCTGTTAGATAAGAACCGAGTGATGCTGTACGCAACCTGCTATGCTATAATCATTAACTATGCTGTAGCTATTCCATTCTACCTATACTTCCCTGTAAATGAGGTATGGTCCTATGTACCTGCAGGCGTTAGATTTACTATGCTGGATGTATTTCCGAAGTTTGAGCAAGAGTACCGTCCTCTATCCGGTCTCAATAACTGCTTCCCAAGTCTACATACGTCCATTTCCGTTACGATGGCATTACTGGCATTCCGTTCAGGAAACCGCCGGTGGATGGTCATTACGAGTATTTCCGCAGTCGTAATCGTCTTTGGTATATTCTATCTGGGTATTCATTGGCTTACAGATATGATAGGCGGCACTCTGCTAGCAGTTCTAGCTTCAACCGTTGGTGTACAGCTCGCCAAATTAACCTTACGGGGACGTGAAGAATCACTCAGTGTTCGCAGCCGAATAACGGATATGCGTTAA
- the yajC gene encoding preprotein translocase subunit YajC yields MFQYAATTGGGSILGLVGPFVLMFVVFYFLLIRPQQKKTKTRNAMLKSLKKGDKIVTIGGLHGTIMEISDDIVVLRVNDVTKLTFDRGSISHSVATDVEEKV; encoded by the coding sequence ATGTTTCAATATGCAGCAACAACAGGCGGAGGTAGTATACTGGGTCTTGTAGGTCCATTCGTACTTATGTTTGTAGTATTCTACTTCTTGCTGATTCGTCCGCAACAGAAGAAGACCAAAACACGTAATGCAATGTTGAAGTCTCTGAAAAAAGGCGATAAAATCGTTACTATTGGTGGTCTTCACGGTACGATCATGGAGATTTCCGATGATATCGTGGTTCTACGGGTCAATGATGTAACTAAACTGACCTTTGATCGCGGTTCCATTAGTCACTCCGTTGCCACGGACGTGGAGGAGAAAGTATAG
- the tgt gene encoding tRNA guanosine(34) transglycosylase Tgt codes for MAAITYEHIKTCKQSGARLGRVHTPHGVIETPAFMPVGTQATVKTMSPEELKEMDAHIILSNTYHLFLRPGHDIVREAGGLHKFMNWDRPILTDSGGFQVFSLSDMRKITEEGVHFRSHLNGDKKFLSPEVAMEVQNALGSDIMMAFDECPPFPAEYDYVKKSLERTTRWAERCLKSHARPNDQGLFAIVQGGMYEDLRRQSAADLTSMDFPGYAIGGLSVGESKQLMYEVLDYTVPLLPQGKPRYLMGVGSPDALLEGSIRGVDMFDCVLPTRIARNGTTMTSQGRLVVRNAKYARDFGPLDPECNCYTCRNYSRAYLRHLIKADETFGLRLTTYHNLHFLLDLMRKVREAIKEDRLLDFRDEFFAKYGLYDNLKGF; via the coding sequence ATGGCAGCAATTACTTATGAGCACATCAAAACGTGCAAACAATCCGGAGCAAGACTTGGAAGAGTCCATACTCCACATGGTGTGATTGAGACACCTGCATTTATGCCAGTCGGCACACAAGCTACAGTCAAGACAATGAGTCCTGAAGAACTGAAAGAGATGGATGCTCATATTATTTTGAGCAATACGTACCATCTGTTCTTGAGACCGGGCCATGATATTGTTCGTGAAGCAGGCGGACTGCACAAGTTCATGAACTGGGACCGTCCCATTCTGACGGATAGCGGCGGGTTTCAAGTATTCTCGCTTAGTGACATGCGCAAGATTACCGAAGAAGGCGTTCATTTCCGTTCCCATCTAAATGGGGACAAGAAGTTTTTGTCTCCTGAAGTAGCCATGGAAGTTCAGAACGCACTTGGCTCTGATATTATGATGGCATTCGATGAATGTCCTCCATTCCCAGCGGAATATGACTACGTGAAAAAATCATTGGAGCGTACAACACGCTGGGCGGAACGTTGCCTGAAAAGTCATGCTCGTCCGAATGATCAAGGGCTATTCGCTATCGTTCAAGGTGGTATGTACGAGGATCTTCGCCGTCAGAGCGCGGCAGATTTGACTTCCATGGATTTCCCGGGGTATGCTATTGGAGGGCTCAGCGTCGGAGAGTCCAAGCAGCTAATGTATGAAGTGCTGGATTATACAGTTCCCCTGCTGCCACAAGGCAAACCTCGCTATTTGATGGGCGTTGGTTCACCGGATGCGCTGTTGGAAGGATCAATCCGGGGAGTGGACATGTTCGACTGTGTTCTGCCTACCCGTATTGCTCGTAATGGAACAACGATGACCAGTCAGGGAAGACTCGTTGTACGCAACGCAAAGTATGCCCGCGATTTTGGGCCGCTTGATCCGGAGTGCAACTGCTATACATGCCGGAATTATTCCCGCGCTTATTTGCGCCATCTAATCAAAGCCGATGAAACCTTCGGACTTAGATTGACGACATACCATAACTTGCACTTCCTGTTGGATTTGATGCGTAAAGTGCGCGAAGCCATCAAGGAAGATCGGCTGCTTGATTTTCGCGATGAGTTTTTTGCTAAATACGGATTATATGATAATCTTAAAGGCTTCTAA
- the queA gene encoding tRNA preQ1(34) S-adenosylmethionine ribosyltransferase-isomerase QueA: MNVDAYDFHLPEELIAQTPLSDRSSSRLLLVNKEDGELAHRHFTDIINYFRPGDTLVLNDTRVIPARLFGVKEDTGAKAEVLLLKNLGDDRWEALVKPGKKLKTGAVIIFSDELRAVIEDEADMGGRTLRFIYQGIFQEILDRLGTMPLPPYIKETLDDRERYQTVYAKHEGSAAAPTAGLHFTKELLEQIEAKGVNIAYITLHVGLGTFRPMSVEKVEEHVMHSEFFVMSQETADTINATKEQGGRIIAVGTTSCRTLETVGRQCEGGPLVECSGWTDIFIYPGYKFSVVNALITNFHLPKSTLVMLVSALAGREHILAAYEEAIEQKYRFFSFGDAMFIY, encoded by the coding sequence ATGAATGTAGACGCATATGATTTTCATTTGCCAGAAGAATTAATTGCCCAGACACCACTCTCTGACCGTAGCTCTTCTAGACTGCTCTTAGTAAATAAGGAGGATGGGGAGCTGGCTCACCGGCATTTTACCGATATTATTAATTATTTTCGACCGGGAGATACGCTCGTTCTGAATGATACGAGAGTCATTCCTGCCAGATTGTTTGGGGTTAAAGAAGATACGGGGGCTAAAGCTGAAGTGCTTCTTCTTAAGAATCTGGGAGACGATCGATGGGAAGCTCTTGTAAAGCCAGGCAAGAAGCTTAAGACAGGAGCGGTCATCATTTTTAGCGATGAGCTTCGTGCTGTTATCGAGGACGAGGCTGATATGGGCGGCCGAACGCTTCGCTTCATTTATCAGGGTATTTTCCAAGAGATTTTGGACAGGCTGGGAACAATGCCACTGCCTCCTTATATTAAGGAAACACTGGATGATCGGGAACGATATCAGACCGTTTATGCTAAGCACGAAGGATCGGCTGCTGCTCCAACAGCAGGGCTTCATTTTACCAAAGAACTGTTGGAACAGATTGAAGCCAAGGGTGTAAATATCGCTTATATCACACTTCATGTAGGTCTCGGTACGTTCCGTCCGATGTCTGTTGAGAAGGTTGAAGAGCATGTTATGCATTCAGAGTTTTTTGTAATGTCCCAAGAAACAGCAGACACTATTAATGCTACCAAGGAACAAGGTGGCCGCATTATTGCAGTAGGCACTACTTCTTGTCGGACACTTGAAACCGTCGGAAGACAATGTGAAGGCGGTCCACTTGTGGAATGCAGTGGTTGGACGGATATTTTCATCTATCCGGGCTATAAGTTTAGTGTAGTCAATGCGTTAATTACTAATTTTCATTTGCCGAAGTCTACTTTGGTGATGTTGGTTAGTGCTTTGGCAGGTCGAGAACATATTCTAGCTGCTTATGAAGAAGCGATAGAGCAGAAGTACCGGTTTTTTAGTTTTGGAGATGCAATGTTTATTTACTAA
- a CDS encoding SpoIID/LytB domain-containing protein, whose protein sequence is MKHTKMKWRGIAPLSKGLLAAAIAVGSLLIPAGASHADSNSTIRVALYADIGSKYKSTVPVVTMQSTQSFTLMSDQPGSTPLLSVPAQSRIRVSVDGYRVKVMETSSWKTAADAAKKLQSTSDKPQIFMIARNGNNVYQLYTGVYASEAAAKDGLARVVKAGLGIPADQTPAVKGDKHLSAGRYSSEQEADTALSSITAAGFDAWKVFLTGSDGSAQFEVWVGEAANDKDLAAVQTAVSAVMPQLVGSATTSPGLIMRLDAGLDFSSEIQVNHYMVSGNDAKFLAVGSEAGIQLEERSKRTYRGNMELSNLRGSLAVINVVPLEQYLYAVVGGEVSSSWPDEALKAQAVAARSYAMAQGNRFEVANVVDSTLSQVYNGIGSEAPSIIKAVDTTAGEVLMSGGKVVEAVFSSNSGGITADPSEVWGNGGDAFASVPSKEDVAASATAKKWYYLLLANGTSGYAREDNIKLTGNKTAAGLDIATATTKDVNVRPLPAVESSVSAVGKLNPGENAVVLDKVYESGSYSWIKGPYTSADLLKSLQGKTTSTLPSSILNLQVTQRGPSGRAIQVKANGQALDVKYPDMFRSAFNGLPSTLFDIVPAGSYTVLGADGATSTIGSSQSAGVLSASGKVNVNGSGTVVMGGDSSARAITNSSGFLFIGQGYGHGLGMSQWGVKGMADSGYDYQQILQHYYQNVTIVKE, encoded by the coding sequence ATGAAGCATACGAAGATGAAATGGAGAGGAATAGCTCCACTAAGCAAAGGATTGCTAGCAGCTGCGATTGCTGTGGGAAGTCTCTTGATCCCTGCGGGTGCCAGTCATGCCGATTCTAATAGTACGATACGAGTTGCCCTTTATGCCGATATTGGTAGTAAATATAAATCCACCGTGCCAGTAGTAACCATGCAATCGACACAAAGCTTCACCTTGATGTCAGACCAACCAGGGAGCACACCTTTGTTATCAGTGCCTGCCCAGAGCAGAATTCGTGTTAGTGTGGATGGATACAGAGTAAAGGTAATGGAGACTTCAAGCTGGAAAACAGCTGCTGATGCGGCTAAAAAGCTTCAGTCTACCTCTGATAAGCCTCAGATTTTTATGATTGCTAGGAATGGAAACAATGTGTATCAGTTATATACAGGTGTTTATGCCAGTGAAGCTGCTGCCAAGGATGGGCTTGCCCGTGTAGTAAAGGCAGGACTCGGTATTCCTGCTGATCAAACCCCTGCGGTGAAGGGGGATAAGCATCTATCGGCGGGTCGCTATTCTTCGGAACAAGAAGCTGATACTGCTCTGAGCAGTATTACAGCTGCTGGTTTTGATGCCTGGAAGGTGTTTCTCACAGGAAGTGATGGCAGTGCTCAGTTTGAGGTATGGGTAGGCGAAGCTGCGAACGATAAAGATTTGGCTGCTGTTCAGACCGCAGTGTCTGCAGTAATGCCACAGCTAGTTGGATCCGCTACGACTTCACCTGGGTTAATCATGCGCCTGGATGCTGGGCTGGACTTTAGCAGCGAGATACAGGTTAATCATTATATGGTTTCCGGAAATGATGCTAAATTTCTAGCAGTTGGCAGTGAGGCTGGGATTCAGCTCGAAGAAAGATCCAAGCGTACCTACCGTGGAAATATGGAGCTCAGTAATTTGAGAGGTTCCTTAGCTGTTATCAATGTAGTGCCACTGGAACAATATTTGTATGCAGTGGTTGGAGGAGAGGTTTCCTCCAGCTGGCCGGATGAAGCCCTAAAGGCTCAGGCAGTCGCCGCCCGAAGTTATGCGATGGCGCAAGGCAACCGTTTCGAAGTAGCGAATGTAGTAGATTCTACATTGAGTCAGGTATATAACGGAATCGGTTCAGAGGCTCCAAGCATTATTAAGGCAGTGGATACTACTGCCGGTGAAGTATTGATGAGTGGTGGTAAAGTAGTGGAAGCTGTGTTCTCCTCGAACAGTGGTGGTATAACAGCTGATCCATCGGAAGTATGGGGCAATGGTGGAGATGCATTTGCCAGCGTTCCCAGCAAAGAGGATGTCGCAGCTAGCGCAACCGCTAAGAAGTGGTATTATTTACTGCTCGCTAATGGTACCTCTGGATATGCACGTGAGGATAACATTAAATTGACAGGAAATAAAACTGCAGCGGGACTGGACATAGCGACAGCTACCACTAAAGATGTCAATGTACGCCCCCTTCCTGCTGTTGAGAGTAGTGTTAGTGCGGTAGGTAAGCTGAATCCAGGCGAGAATGCTGTTGTTCTAGATAAAGTATATGAGTCCGGCAGCTATAGCTGGATCAAAGGGCCATATACTTCTGCCGACCTTCTAAAAAGCTTGCAGGGTAAAACAACCAGCACACTCCCTTCCAGCATCCTTAATTTGCAGGTTACTCAGCGCGGTCCTTCTGGAAGAGCGATTCAGGTGAAAGCAAATGGCCAGGCACTGGATGTGAAATATCCTGATATGTTCCGTTCGGCGTTCAATGGATTGCCAAGTACATTGTTTGATATTGTACCAGCCGGAAGTTATACTGTATTAGGCGCTGACGGTGCTACCAGCACGATTGGAAGCTCACAGAGCGCTGGTGTACTCTCTGCATCAGGTAAGGTTAATGTGAATGGTAGTGGAACTGTAGTGATGGGCGGAGATTCCTCAGCTAGAGCGATTACTAACAGTTCGGGCTTTCTGTTCATTGGCCAAGGATACGGTCATGGTCTAGGCATGTCGCAATGGGGCGTGAAAGGCATGGCTGACAGCGGGTATGATTACCAGCAGATATTGCAACACTATTATCAGAACGTTACTATAGTTAAGGAATGA
- the ruvB gene encoding Holliday junction branch migration DNA helicase RuvB has product MDDRIISANLMMDEQAVELSLRPRYLGEYIGQNQVKENLKIYIEAAKMRSEALDHVLLYGPPGLGKTTLANIIANELGVNLRTTSGPAIERPGDLAALLTNLQEGDVLFIDEIHRLHRTVEEVMYPAMEDFALDIMIGKGPSARSVRLDLPPFTLIGATTRAGLLSAPLRDRFGVVSRLEYYTIDELSFIVARNADLLGIEIVGDAAEEIALRSRGTPRIANRLLKRVRDFAQVRGDGIITPEISGEALKMLQVDPRGLDSIDHKMLRAMISSFRGGPVGLDTIAATIGEESQTIEDVYEPYLLQIGFLQRSPRGRIVTPAAYHHLGLPLPPEQH; this is encoded by the coding sequence ATGGATGACCGGATTATATCCGCTAATTTGATGATGGACGAGCAAGCCGTAGAATTAAGTTTACGCCCTCGTTATCTAGGAGAATATATCGGACAGAATCAGGTAAAAGAAAACCTGAAAATATATATCGAAGCGGCCAAAATGAGAAGTGAAGCGCTGGATCATGTACTGCTCTACGGGCCTCCAGGTCTCGGTAAAACAACACTCGCAAACATTATCGCCAATGAGCTGGGTGTGAATTTACGAACAACGTCCGGTCCTGCGATAGAGCGGCCGGGAGATTTAGCCGCCTTGCTGACGAACCTGCAGGAAGGCGACGTGCTGTTCATCGATGAAATTCACCGCTTGCACCGGACGGTGGAAGAGGTAATGTATCCGGCGATGGAGGACTTCGCGCTGGACATCATGATCGGCAAAGGGCCGAGTGCCCGTTCGGTACGATTGGATCTGCCGCCGTTCACACTTATAGGTGCTACCACCCGTGCTGGCCTGCTGTCAGCGCCACTACGTGATCGTTTCGGAGTGGTCAGCCGCTTGGAGTACTATACCATAGATGAGCTAAGCTTCATTGTTGCGCGAAATGCAGATCTTTTAGGGATTGAGATTGTCGGAGATGCAGCGGAAGAGATCGCCCTTCGTTCTCGGGGGACGCCGCGGATTGCGAACAGACTATTGAAGCGAGTCCGTGATTTTGCTCAAGTGCGCGGTGATGGGATTATAACCCCTGAGATTTCTGGGGAAGCCCTGAAGATGCTGCAAGTGGACCCACGTGGGCTGGACAGCATCGATCACAAGATGTTAAGAGCGATGATTTCAAGCTTTCGTGGCGGTCCAGTAGGACTGGATACGATTGCTGCTACAATTGGTGAGGAAAGTCAGACGATTGAGGATGTTTATGAGCCCTACCTGCTGCAGATAGGATTCTTGCAGCGGAGCCCTCGTGGAAGAATTGTAACCCCGGCCGCTTATCATCACTTAGGCCTTCCGCTCCCTCCGGAGCAGCACTGA
- the ruvA gene encoding Holliday junction branch migration protein RuvA, with the protein MIDFLRGPVVHLESEYVVLDVQGVGYRVFCPNPYAFAKVEGPVTIYIHYQTREDATLLFGFPTREEQKLFRKLIEVSGIGPKVALGILTGGTPDQLISAIYQENITFLTKLPGIGKKTAQRMILDLKDKLDGLSMASMQTGLFAVPMEEATDGLAWQEARDALKGLGYTESELDRVWLAMKKEGAETGTVDVLMKKALGLLYVAK; encoded by the coding sequence ATGATAGATTTCTTAAGAGGACCCGTCGTTCATTTAGAGTCGGAATATGTGGTGCTTGATGTGCAGGGCGTAGGATATCGGGTGTTCTGCCCGAACCCTTATGCTTTTGCTAAAGTAGAAGGGCCTGTAACGATCTACATCCATTATCAAACACGTGAGGATGCGACGCTTCTGTTCGGATTCCCGACTCGGGAGGAGCAAAAATTGTTCCGCAAGTTGATTGAGGTGTCTGGGATCGGTCCGAAGGTTGCACTCGGAATACTGACAGGTGGAACTCCAGATCAGTTGATCTCGGCAATTTACCAAGAGAATATAACCTTCCTAACAAAACTGCCGGGCATTGGTAAGAAGACGGCGCAGCGGATGATCCTAGATTTGAAGGACAAGCTGGACGGACTCAGTATGGCATCGATGCAAACGGGATTATTTGCAGTTCCAATGGAAGAAGCAACGGATGGGTTAGCTTGGCAAGAGGCTAGGGACGCTCTTAAGGGATTAGGTTATACCGAAAGTGAATTGGACCGTGTGTGGCTCGCTATGAAAAAAGAGGGCGCAGAGACAGGGACTGTAGATGTGTTGATGAAGAAAGCACTTGGGCTATTATATGTTGCTAAGTAA
- the ruvC gene encoding crossover junction endodeoxyribonuclease RuvC: protein MRILGIDPGLAIVGFGFVDKEGHKLTPVQYGCIQTEAHTPEEERLLHVYEGVGQLIDKYKPDAVAIEKLFFARNVTTALPVAQARGVTILAAVQRGLPVSEYTPMMVKQAVVGYGKAEKRQVQEMVKLLLKLSAIPKPDDVADALAVAVCHAHSSSLNSKLNEVLRK, encoded by the coding sequence TTGCGCATTTTGGGAATTGATCCAGGGCTGGCGATTGTCGGTTTTGGCTTTGTGGATAAGGAAGGTCATAAGTTGACCCCAGTCCAATATGGTTGTATCCAGACTGAGGCTCACACACCTGAGGAAGAACGTTTGCTGCATGTCTATGAAGGTGTGGGTCAGCTCATTGATAAATATAAGCCCGATGCTGTAGCGATAGAGAAGTTGTTCTTCGCACGTAATGTAACAACAGCATTGCCAGTAGCACAGGCCCGCGGAGTGACGATATTAGCTGCTGTACAGCGTGGCCTACCCGTCTCGGAATATACACCTATGATGGTGAAGCAGGCAGTTGTTGGTTATGGTAAGGCAGAGAAGCGGCAGGTACAGGAAATGGTGAAGCTGTTGCTGAAATTATCGGCGATTCCTAAACCGGATGATGTAGCGGATGCACTCGCGGTAGCGGTTTGTCATGCCCATTCGAGCAGTCTTAATTCTAAATTAAATGAGGTATTGCGAAAATGA
- a CDS encoding BofC C-terminal domain-containing protein, translating into MSRIKKQLWQRWRRWKKALWVGAACLALTVLAWRSMQVPEEISGLLTDSSWTDSAESELAAAVFKVGVDNGEEKEKKGALNNEQLLQTITQSGLSRTVHLKISYVSGEEIQTLPGIKNPLQLKKIINEHPAWSGWISSEGDLWLEQKVNDLSTLTKKEAYIGVDAFGNLKLFKGPPVQEKVLKTFFQMDMGSLKSSLPESIWKELHEGIRVQDIEEYNSVLSTFSDYAREAAEHVMKNKQ; encoded by the coding sequence GTGTCGCGCATAAAAAAACAACTTTGGCAGCGATGGAGACGTTGGAAAAAGGCGCTTTGGGTAGGGGCCGCTTGTTTAGCTCTTACTGTACTGGCTTGGCGCAGTATGCAGGTGCCTGAGGAAATCAGTGGACTGCTGACGGATTCTAGTTGGACGGATAGTGCCGAAAGCGAGTTGGCCGCAGCTGTATTTAAAGTAGGCGTGGACAACGGTGAGGAGAAAGAGAAGAAGGGTGCTTTAAATAACGAACAACTGTTGCAGACGATCACTCAAAGCGGACTCAGCAGAACCGTTCATTTAAAAATATCGTATGTATCTGGGGAAGAAATTCAGACATTGCCGGGCATAAAGAACCCGCTTCAGCTAAAAAAAATAATTAACGAGCACCCTGCATGGAGCGGTTGGATCAGCAGCGAGGGAGATTTGTGGCTGGAACAAAAAGTGAATGATCTATCAACCCTAACGAAAAAAGAAGCCTATATCGGTGTCGATGCATTTGGGAATTTGAAATTATTTAAAGGGCCTCCGGTGCAGGAAAAGGTTCTGAAGACCTTTTTTCAAATGGATATGGGTTCCTTGAAATCCTCTCTGCCGGAAAGTATTTGGAAAGAGCTCCATGAAGGGATTCGTGTGCAGGATATTGAAGAGTACAACAGCGTGTTGTCCACTTTCAGTGACTATGCGCGCGAGGCTGCCGAACATGTCATGAAGAATAAGCAATAA
- a CDS encoding CocE/NonD family hydrolase, translating to MTTYLNTTTFNFYCSGIYSGKIHFTEQQIMLAKVDPRRRTQMQDNVLDSQLKTVLPFQKIHEHMDAYAKAEWANDEVVLSNGDLYQKHIQYQAVIDGREQTSQVWALRKETALDIVTLDGEIIAFLTPNRYGIELIVKAGYEKLTPLVVYDDPLLSKPEYGVNDLGTDLIPMRDGVRLATDVFLPEGIQPGTKLPTILVRTCYDRNGKKEIFMRWANKGYAVVSQDVRGRADSEGELIPFYNERDDGYDTIDWIIAQEWSDGNVGMWGASYLGFVVVSAATSGHPNLKAVVDEVNVGSPFVDTARKGGTLCSWPLLSWTLAQSVGTRTDFDIFGGITVNPEAAVDARPIKEIPQQMIGKASGPWDLWSQHPEYDDFWRNCTFTERGDQVQVPMYVISGWYDGDSPGVSETWRMLTEHDVPNRKIRLGAWEHGPNRARDYEGVSFGNDAVVYDYDVSVLRWFDRFLKGIPNGIDEEPRASYYVVGENQWRTSEDWTPVEAITTPFYLSSGGRANSGQGDGKLLAAAEEHSPEDTYVYNPNDPMNDSGEREPENLRKYELRNDILVYTSEVLTEELTIAGELSAVIYAASTGKDTDWVVTLSDVNEQGDSIRLSNYIVRAKYRHGFDAPELLTPGQVEEYDIFMPNIAHRFAVGHRVRFSITSSSKFVAFPNTNTGGNPYEDTEAITVLQTVYHNSEYPSHVKLPVIPNA from the coding sequence ATGACAACATATTTGAACACTACTACATTTAACTTCTACTGTTCTGGCATTTATTCAGGAAAAATACATTTTACGGAACAACAAATCATGCTCGCTAAGGTTGATCCACGCAGACGAACACAAATGCAGGATAATGTGCTGGATAGCCAGCTCAAGACCGTACTTCCATTTCAAAAAATCCATGAACACATGGACGCTTACGCTAAAGCAGAATGGGCCAATGATGAGGTAGTTCTGAGTAACGGTGATCTTTATCAAAAGCATATTCAGTATCAGGCGGTGATTGATGGCCGCGAACAAACCTCTCAAGTATGGGCACTGCGCAAAGAGACGGCACTGGATATTGTGACCTTGGATGGGGAGATTATTGCCTTTCTTACCCCGAATCGGTATGGCATCGAGCTGATTGTTAAAGCTGGGTATGAAAAGCTGACGCCTCTGGTTGTTTATGATGATCCCCTTTTGTCCAAGCCAGAGTATGGTGTGAATGATTTGGGTACGGATCTGATTCCAATGCGCGATGGTGTGAGACTGGCTACAGATGTGTTTCTTCCTGAGGGTATTCAGCCGGGAACCAAGCTGCCGACGATTCTTGTGAGAACCTGCTATGACCGTAACGGGAAAAAAGAGATTTTTATGAGATGGGCTAATAAAGGTTATGCAGTGGTGTCACAGGACGTTAGAGGTCGGGCGGATTCGGAAGGGGAATTGATCCCTTTTTATAATGAACGGGATGATGGCTATGATACGATCGATTGGATAATCGCGCAGGAATGGTCGGATGGCAATGTTGGAATGTGGGGCGCGTCCTATCTGGGCTTCGTGGTTGTCTCGGCGGCGACCAGTGGGCACCCCAATTTGAAGGCTGTTGTAGATGAAGTGAATGTGGGCTCACCATTTGTAGATACGGCGCGTAAGGGGGGAACGCTTTGTTCTTGGCCACTCTTGTCTTGGACGCTTGCACAATCTGTGGGTACCCGGACGGATTTTGATATTTTTGGCGGGATTACGGTAAACCCAGAAGCGGCCGTTGATGCGAGACCGATTAAGGAGATTCCTCAGCAAATGATCGGCAAAGCATCAGGACCATGGGATCTGTGGAGCCAGCATCCGGAGTATGATGATTTTTGGAGAAACTGTACCTTTACGGAGCGCGGAGATCAGGTGCAGGTCCCTATGTATGTAATCTCAGGCTGGTATGACGGCGACAGCCCTGGTGTATCGGAGACTTGGAGAATGTTGACTGAACATGATGTGCCGAACCGTAAAATCCGTCTGGGCGCATGGGAGCATGGGCCAAACCGAGCCAGAGACTATGAGGGTGTAAGCTTCGGCAATGATGCAGTAGTCTATGATTATGATGTTTCCGTACTGCGCTGGTTCGACCGTTTCCTTAAAGGCATTCCGAATGGAATAGATGAGGAGCCTAGAGCCTCTTATTATGTCGTTGGTGAGAATCAATGGAGAACGTCGGAGGATTGGACACCAGTTGAAGCTATAACTACGCCGTTTTACCTTTCCAGTGGGGGGCGGGCTAATTCAGGACAAGGAGATGGGAAGCTGCTCGCAGCGGCAGAGGAACATTCTCCAGAAGATACTTACGTCTATAACCCTAATGATCCTATGAATGATAGCGGTGAGCGGGAGCCTGAAAATTTGCGGAAGTACGAGCTGCGGAATGATATTCTTGTGTACACAAGTGAGGTGTTGACGGAAGAATTGACTATAGCTGGCGAATTGTCTGCTGTCATTTACGCCGCTAGCACTGGTAAGGATACGGATTGGGTAGTTACGCTTAGCGATGTGAATGAACAAGGAGACTCTATCCGGTTATCTAACTATATTGTTAGAGCTAAATATCGTCATGGGTTTGATGCACCAGAACTGCTCACGCCAGGTCAAGTGGAGGAATACGATATTTTCATGCCGAATATTGCCCACAGATTTGCGGTAGGACACCGAGTTCGGTTCTCGATTACCTCATCCAGTAAATTCGTTGCGTTCCCTAATACGAATACGGGTGGTAACCCATATGAAGATACAGAGGCAATTACAGTACTGCAAACCGTTTACCATAATAGTGAATATCCAAGCCATGTGAAGCTGCCGGTTATTCCTAACGCTTGA